In one window of Psychrobacter sp. P2G3 DNA:
- the sucC gene encoding ADP-forming succinate--CoA ligase subunit beta, whose translation MNLHEYQAKELLKSYGLPIQEGIIAYSGEEAAAAFDKTPTDIAVIKAQVHAGGRGKAGGVKLVKTREEAKQVTDELIGTNLVTFQTDADGQPVNFVLVAEDMYPVQTELYLGAVVDRSTRRVTFMASTEGGVDIEEVANETPEKIFKVSVDPLVGLMPYQARDVAFKLGLEGKQINQFVKIMTGAYQAFIENDFALLEVNPLAVRENGEIVCVDGKIGIDSNALYRLPKIAALQDKTQENERELKAAEFDLNYVALEGNIGCMVNGAGLAMATMDIIKLYGGKPANFLDVGGGATKDRVVEAFKIILEDSSVEGVLINIFGGIVRCDMIAEAIIAAVKEVDVKVPVVVRLEGNNAELGLQILEESGLKLTSAQGLADAAQKIVDAVQA comes from the coding sequence ATGAATTTACATGAGTATCAAGCAAAAGAGCTACTAAAAAGCTATGGTTTGCCAATTCAAGAAGGCATCATTGCCTATAGTGGCGAAGAAGCTGCTGCCGCTTTTGACAAGACGCCAACTGATATCGCTGTTATCAAAGCACAAGTACATGCTGGTGGCCGTGGTAAAGCTGGTGGTGTTAAGCTAGTTAAGACTCGTGAAGAAGCTAAGCAAGTCACTGATGAGCTTATCGGTACCAATCTAGTGACGTTCCAAACTGACGCTGATGGTCAACCAGTCAACTTTGTATTGGTTGCAGAAGATATGTATCCAGTACAAACTGAGCTATATCTTGGTGCTGTCGTCGACCGTTCTACTCGTCGCGTAACCTTCATGGCATCAACCGAAGGTGGTGTTGATATCGAAGAAGTGGCTAACGAGACGCCAGAAAAAATCTTTAAAGTAAGCGTAGATCCATTAGTAGGTCTCATGCCTTACCAAGCACGTGATGTCGCATTCAAGTTAGGTCTTGAAGGCAAGCAGATCAATCAGTTTGTAAAAATCATGACTGGTGCTTATCAAGCATTTATCGAAAACGACTTTGCTTTACTTGAAGTTAACCCGCTAGCTGTTCGTGAAAACGGCGAGATCGTTTGTGTTGATGGCAAAATCGGTATTGATTCAAACGCTTTATATCGTTTACCAAAAATTGCAGCTCTACAAGATAAGACTCAAGAAAATGAGCGTGAGCTAAAAGCCGCTGAGTTTGACCTAAACTATGTTGCCCTAGAAGGCAATATCGGTTGTATGGTAAACGGTGCCGGTCTTGCAATGGCTACGATGGACATCATCAAATTGTATGGCGGCAAGCCTGCTAACTTCTTAGACGTTGGCGGCGGGGCAACTAAAGATCGCGTTGTTGAAGCGTTCAAAATCATTCTAGAAGACAGCAGTGTTGAAGGCGTTTTAATCAACATCTTTGGCGGTATCGTACGTTGTGACATGATTGCAGAAGCTATTATCGCTGCGGTCAAAGAAGTTGACGTAAAAGTACCTGTTGTTGTACGCCTAGAAGGTAATAACGCTGAATTAGGCTTACAGATCCTAGAAGAGTCTGGTCTAAAACTGACTTCAGCCCAAGGCCTAGCAGACGCTGCTCAAAAAATTGTCGACGCTGTTCAAGCATAA
- the sucD gene encoding succinate--CoA ligase subunit alpha, translating into MSVLIDKDTKVLVQGFTGKNGTFHSEQAIEYGTKVVGGVTPGKGGQTHLGLPVFNTMREAMEATQADASVIYVPAPFVLDSIVEAVDAGVKLIVVITEGVPTIDMLKAKRYIEEADGVRMVGPNCPGVITPGQCKIGIMPGHIHLPGKVGIISRSGTLTYEAVAQTTKLGFGQSTCIGIGGDPIPGMNQIDALKLFQDDPQTEAIVLIGEIGGTAEEEAAAYIKEHVTKPVVGYIAGVTAPEGKRMGHAGAIISGGQGTAEEKFKAFEDAGIAYTRDPAKIGDKLKEVTGW; encoded by the coding sequence ATGAGTGTATTAATTGATAAAGATACCAAAGTATTGGTACAAGGCTTCACTGGTAAAAATGGTACGTTCCACTCTGAACAAGCCATCGAATACGGTACTAAAGTCGTCGGCGGCGTAACGCCAGGTAAAGGCGGTCAAACGCACCTAGGCCTACCAGTATTTAACACTATGCGTGAAGCTATGGAAGCTACTCAAGCTGATGCTTCAGTTATCTACGTACCAGCACCATTCGTACTAGATTCTATCGTTGAAGCAGTAGATGCAGGCGTGAAGCTGATCGTTGTGATTACTGAAGGCGTACCAACGATCGATATGCTAAAAGCTAAGCGTTATATCGAAGAAGCAGACGGCGTCCGTATGGTTGGTCCTAACTGCCCAGGCGTTATCACTCCAGGTCAGTGCAAAATCGGTATCATGCCAGGTCATATCCATCTGCCAGGTAAAGTAGGTATCATTTCACGCTCTGGTACGCTAACTTATGAAGCGGTTGCGCAGACGACTAAGCTCGGCTTTGGTCAATCAACCTGTATCGGTATCGGTGGTGATCCTATCCCTGGTATGAACCAGATTGACGCACTAAAACTGTTCCAAGATGATCCACAAACCGAAGCCATCGTATTAATCGGTGAAATCGGTGGTACTGCTGAAGAAGAAGCAGCCGCTTATATCAAAGAGCACGTGACTAAGCCAGTCGTTGGTTACATCGCTGGTGTAACGGCTCCAGAAGGCAAGCGTATGGGTCATGCTGGCGCGATCATCTCTGGTGGTCAAGGTACTGCTGAAGAGAAATTCAAAGCCTTTGAAGATGCAGGCATCGCGTATACTCGTGATCCAGCTAAAATCGGTGATAAGCTAAAAGAAGTTACTGGTTGGTAA
- the pseB gene encoding UDP-N-acetylglucosamine 4,6-dehydratase (inverting), which translates to MLSNSTILVTGGTGSFGHKFIPMTLEKYNPKKIIVFSRDEMKQWEMAKLFQDDPRVRFFIGDVRDKERLYRALDGVDYVVHAAATKIVPTAEYNPFECVKTNVHGAMNLIDACIDKGIKRVVALSTDKASSPINLYGATKLTSDKLFVAGNAYSGQHPTQFAVVRYGNVMGSRGSVIPFFLSIKEKGELPITDDRMTRFMITLKEGVELVWHAFEDMEGGEIYVKKIPSMNIMDVAKAVAPEAQTKIIGIRPGEKLHEQMIGAEDSYYTYEYAEHFKILPTINNWGNSPERVKDGKKVPEGFVYSSDNNTEWMPRKELESWIQENKDRIGKI; encoded by the coding sequence ATGTTAAGTAACTCAACAATTTTAGTAACTGGTGGTACAGGCTCTTTTGGTCATAAATTTATTCCAATGACACTTGAAAAGTATAACCCTAAAAAAATTATCGTATTTTCGCGTGATGAAATGAAGCAATGGGAAATGGCTAAGCTTTTTCAAGATGACCCACGCGTGCGTTTCTTTATTGGCGATGTTAGGGATAAAGAAAGGCTTTATCGAGCACTAGATGGGGTCGATTATGTTGTACATGCTGCTGCTACAAAAATTGTTCCAACTGCCGAGTACAATCCCTTTGAATGTGTAAAAACCAATGTACATGGAGCTATGAACTTAATTGATGCTTGTATAGACAAAGGCATAAAGCGAGTAGTTGCATTATCAACTGATAAGGCAAGTAGCCCTATTAACCTATATGGTGCTACGAAGCTTACCTCTGATAAATTGTTTGTAGCAGGAAATGCTTATAGTGGTCAGCATCCTACACAATTTGCTGTAGTACGTTACGGCAATGTCATGGGTTCACGTGGATCGGTTATTCCATTCTTCTTATCGATTAAAGAGAAAGGTGAGCTACCTATTACAGATGACCGTATGACACGTTTTATGATTACTTTAAAAGAAGGTGTAGAGCTTGTATGGCATGCTTTTGAAGACATGGAAGGTGGAGAGATCTACGTTAAGAAAATTCCATCAATGAATATTATGGATGTTGCTAAAGCTGTAGCACCAGAAGCTCAAACTAAGATTATAGGCATTAGACCGGGTGAAAAATTACATGAGCAAATGATCGGTGCTGAAGATTCTTACTATACTTATGAGTACGCTGAGCACTTTAAGATATTACCTACCATTAACAACTGGGGTAATTCACCAGAACGTGTTAAAGATGGCAAAAAAGTCCCAGAAGGTTTTGTTTATTCAAGTGATAACAATACTGAATGGATGCCAAGGAAAGAGCTTGAGTCTTGGATACAAGAAAATAAAGATAGAATTGGTAAAATATAA
- the pseC gene encoding UDP-4-amino-4,6-dideoxy-N-acetyl-beta-L-altrosamine transaminase: MNFIPYGRQNITKEDINAVVEVLESDFLTQGPKVPEFENSIKEQCNVEYALAMNSATSALHVACLALDVGKDDIVWTTPITFVASANCALYCGAIVDFVDINPKTYNLCAQALREKLQIAKAEGELPKVVIPVHLCGQPCDMEGIYELSKEYGFSIIEDASHAIGGKYKDEPIGNCQYSDITIFSFHPVKIITTAEGGVATTNSKYLAQKMDLLRSHGITRDSELMTNEPDGSWYYQQVMLGFNYRMTEMQAALGVSQIKRLSTITDKRHQLAKNYDSLLAELPIITPYQHSDGYSGLHLYVIRLKTNQIQKSHKEVFDELRAANIGVNLHYIPVHLQPYYQQKLGFKMGDFPEAELYYSQAISLPMYPDLTEEQQAYIAQTLRSILNHG; this comes from the coding sequence ATGAATTTCATACCGTATGGTCGCCAAAATATCACTAAAGAAGACATTAATGCCGTTGTAGAGGTATTAGAATCGGATTTTCTTACTCAGGGGCCAAAGGTTCCTGAGTTTGAAAACTCTATCAAAGAGCAGTGCAATGTTGAATATGCTTTGGCAATGAATAGTGCAACATCTGCTTTGCATGTAGCATGTTTGGCTTTAGATGTTGGCAAAGACGACATTGTTTGGACGACACCTATTACATTCGTAGCGTCAGCAAACTGTGCCTTGTACTGTGGCGCTATTGTAGATTTTGTAGATATTAACCCTAAGACTTACAACTTATGTGCTCAAGCTTTAAGGGAAAAGCTGCAAATTGCTAAAGCAGAAGGGGAACTACCCAAAGTAGTTATTCCTGTACACTTATGTGGTCAGCCTTGTGATATGGAAGGGATTTATGAGCTTTCTAAAGAGTATGGCTTTTCGATTATCGAAGACGCATCACACGCAATAGGTGGTAAGTACAAAGATGAGCCAATAGGTAATTGTCAGTATTCTGATATTACCATATTTAGCTTTCATCCAGTCAAAATTATTACGACTGCTGAAGGTGGTGTTGCTACGACTAATAGTAAATATTTAGCACAAAAGATGGACTTGCTACGCAGTCATGGTATTACACGTGATTCTGAGTTGATGACTAACGAACCAGATGGTTCTTGGTATTATCAACAAGTCATGCTTGGATTTAATTATCGCATGACTGAAATGCAGGCTGCATTAGGTGTATCACAAATAAAGCGTCTCAGCACTATCACTGATAAACGTCATCAGCTTGCCAAAAATTATGACAGCTTATTAGCTGAGCTACCCATAATAACGCCTTATCAGCATTCAGATGGATATTCGGGATTACATCTCTATGTAATACGTCTCAAAACCAACCAGATTCAAAAATCTCATAAAGAGGTTTTCGATGAGTTGCGGGCTGCTAATATTGGTGTAAATCTGCATTATATTCCAGTGCATTTACAGCCCTACTATCAGCAGAAACTAGGGTTTAAGATGGGCGACTTTCCTGAAGCGGAGTTATATTATTCTCAGGCGATTAGTTTGCCAATGTATCCCGATTTGACAGAAGAGCAGCAAGCTTATATCGCTCAAACTCTGAGGAGTATATTGAACCATGGCTAA